From the Vespa velutina chromosome 5, iVesVel2.1, whole genome shotgun sequence genome, the window gaatatttcgaTGCAATCACTGGGTGCATTTACGATTCGTTGGATATTGCGCGAGCAATCTCTTAACGACTCGTTGATAAagttttgcattttttttttcatgaggACGCAAAAATTCCTGTCTCGCTGCACTAATAATCTGTGGTTTGCGCTTAATTCCAGGTGTATGTACTAAAAAGGCACCGTCGAGTACGACTAGACGATAATTTAAGAGACACATCTCGAACATctgaaagggaaagaaaaaaaagaaaagaaaaaaagaaaatagtaacgTTTATTATACGTCAGGATTAATCGACATCAttggaatatatttaataaatacctGAGCCATTTTGTCCTGTTTACCTTCCCAAGACATATTTTCCGTATAAAGTGGATCTTCTCGCATGCCTATGAAAACGGGCTCCCATCTATGATGCGGATATTCTCTACGTGTTATGATGAGAGGCCTGACCTTCCCTGGATCTGTCCTTACCATCCATCTGGTTAAGCCCGGAAATCTTTGGCAATGCGGGCACAGGAATCTAATGTAGATGACATTATAATAACGCGACACGCGCATGATATACGGCAGGATATAcgggaaaattaaaataactaGATATTTATTGCGAGTGTATCGTATTTACAATACGATATGATATCaccgataatattatattcgctTTCGTACCTATGAAAGTAAACAGCCAAGCCAGCTTTAGCCGCAGAGAGGAGTTCCCTTTTATTCGATGGGGGCTGCTCATTCGCATCGATTTCGAAAACTGGTAGAACAAAGACGACACCAAGTTTTGGCGGTCTACCATGGACCATAGATAAAAAGCCAGAGGCTAATCTCTCGCTAGGTAGCAGTTCAATGTCGGACACGAGAACGCGAGCGGTATTAGCCGACGTTCTAGCCACGTTTCTGGCAACATTAATAGGATACGTCATGCCGCTCTTCCATCTTTCGGTCTCCGTTTCTCGCCATTGTAAATCCGACGCTGTACAATCGGCTTGCTCTTGATACGGTCGATCGAGCGAGGGTACTCTTCCCGCAGGAAATATTAAATGGACGGATAcctattgaaaaatgtaattgaCATGATGTCATTAAATATTCGCTTTATAGGCTGATTAATGGCCGCAGCCGGGCCTAAAATTGCATGCTAATTGACACCACCTGCGTGCATTCGTTCGGGTTGCGTCTGATTGAATTGTTAAAGCACGATTCGATTGGTATAGAGATACACCTGGATCGTGTAGCATGTACCGCGATAGTTGGTACAGTTTCTAACGAAGGAAAGTGCCACACGtcacgatattattttctcgataGCTGCGTCTACTTTGGGAGTATAATCTATGGGAGTCGTGCTTGTGATAACTAGAAATGGGACATGGTCGGAGGCGTAAAAATGGAGTAATGGGAAACTAGGCGACGAGGCGGATAGGCAGGACCAAAGGAAACCTTGGACATGGCTGTTTCACATCGACAAGCACGATCGAGCAGAGCGACGGCCAGGCCGGCGTCGAGGCCGGGCGCGAAAACGGCCAGGCTCAATGGTCCCTCCCACCTGCGGGCGAGTTCGACGATGCCGTAAACTTGGTCGGCCGTCGCGTGAGTGCATAGAGTTATCGGCGGTGCATCCTCTCTGTCGACGTCTCTGCCACGTAAAACATAGGGCAGTACTCTATAAGGACTCTTCTCGCCGATCTCCGGTGTCCAGCTTATCTTGGAGGAAGGATATGAGAGGGAATGCGGTAAGCCATAATACCAGATGCAAGAATTTCCATTTCCAGATGACCGTTCGGCCATGTATGCGCCAGCGATATACGCGGACGTTCCGCCTTGAACATTTTCTCGATAATTCAATGATTGCGCCCGATTTTTCCTAACGGACAATGAATAGGATTGCTCTTTCGAGTTCTCGATTGAGAGTAAATGAAGACGATAGCCGCGATCGAGCAATAATCGACaaacgaaaagtaaaaagaacgCTAGAGTCAGCCACACG encodes:
- the LOC124949495 gene encoding beta-1,4-glucuronyltransferase 1-like isoform X2, with product MRGPPRRSIIVWLTLAFFLLFVCRLLLDRGYRLHLLSIENSKEQSYSLSVRKNRAQSLNYRENVQGGTSAYIAGAYMAERSSGNGNSCIWYYGLPHSLSYPSSKISWTPEIGEKSPYRVLPYVLRGRDVDREDAPPITLCTHATADQVYGIVELARRWEGPLSLAVFAPGLDAGLAVALLDRACRCETAMSKVSVHLIFPAGRVPSLDRPYQEQADCTASDLQWRETETERWKSGMTYPINVARNVARTSANTARVLVSDIELLPSERLASGFLSMVHGRPPKLGVVFVLPVFEIDANEQPPSNKRELLSAAKAGLAVYFHRFPGLTRWMVRTDPGKVRPLIITRREYPHHRWEPVFIGMREDPLYTENMSWEGKQDKMAQMFEMCLLNYRLVVLDGAFLVHTPGIKRKPQIISAARQEFLRPHEKKNAKLYQRVVKRLLAQYPTNRKCTQ
- the LOC124949495 gene encoding beta-1,4-glucuronyltransferase 1-like isoform X1, giving the protein MRGPPRRSIIVWLTLAFFLLFVCRLLLDRGYRLHLLSIENSKEQSYSLSVRKNRAQSLNYRENVQGGTSAYIAGAYMAERSSGNGNSCIWYYGLPHSLSYPSSKISWTPEIGEKSPYRVLPYVLRGRDVDREDAPPITLCTHATADQVYGIVELARRWEGPLSLAVFAPGLDAGLAVALLDRACRCETAMSKVSVHLIFPAGRVPSLDRPYQEQADCTASDLQWRETETERWKSGMTYPINVARNVARTSANTARVLVSDIELLPSERLASGFLSMVHGRPPKLGVVFVLPVFEIDANEQPPSNKRELLSAAKAGLAVYFHRFLCPHCQRFPGLTRWMVRTDPGKVRPLIITRREYPHHRWEPVFIGMREDPLYTENMSWEGKQDKMAQMFEMCLLNYRLVVLDGAFLVHTPGIKRKPQIISAARQEFLRPHEKKNAKLYQRVVKRLLAQYPTNRKCTQ